Sequence from the Amycolatopsis sp. NBC_00345 genome:
GCGCGGGGACGGCGGCGCGGCTACTCGGCGCTGCTCGTGCCGGGCTTCCTCGGCGAGCACGGGTTCCTGGAGGAAACCGCCGTGCCGCTGGACGACGTGTCCTTCCGCACCGCCTCGACCCCGTTCGGCACGCTCACCTGGGCCGAGCACGCGGTGACGACGGCCGACGCCGGCGGCGAGCCCCGCGACGAGTACGGCCGGCCGCTCGTCCTGCTGCACGGGCTCCTGTGCCCGCGCGGTGAACCGGCCGACGCCGGCGCTGCCCTCGCCCGGACGGATGCGATCGCGCTGGCCGTCTACCGCCGGTTCCTCGCCGGCGAGGAGGCGTTCCGGGCGGAGGAGTCGACGCCGTTCGAGGTCGGCCTGGCCCGGGTTCCGACGTTCCGGCCCGCTCCGGCGCCGCGTCCGCCCGTCGCGATTTCGGCCCCGCCGCGGGGAAAGCCGCGGCGCGGGCTGGTGTGGGCGGGGGCCGGCGCGGTGGTGGTGGCCGGCGGCGTCGCCGCGGTGATCGCGCTCGTGTCGGCGGGCAGCGGGCCGGAACCACCGCCGCCGTGCCCGCGGGACGTGGTGACGCTGACTTCCACGCCGCTGCCGTCGCCGGTGGCGACCTGCCTGCTCGACGGGAAGACCGTCGGCTACTCGCCCCAGAACGCCCCGGTCAGCCCGACGCCCCGGAAGTAGTCCGCCGCCTCGGCCGGCTCGCGCCGCCGGTAGCCGTGGTCGAGGCGGCCCGCGTACCAGCCGCTCGCCAGGTGCCACAGCGTGTCCAGGTCGAGCACGGATCCCTTGCCGGTGCCCGATTCCCCGGCCCATTCGTCCACACAGGACTCGTCGCAGAACAGCCGCTGGAGCGAGCAGGTGTGCCGCACGTCGTCCCACATGCGGGCCGCGGGCACGGGGAAGTGCGCCACCTGCGCGCCCTTCGGCGGTGCTTCGCGGCCGACGACCAGCGCGCTCGGCTCGCCGCAGCCGGGGCAGCGGGTCGAGACCAGCACCTCCGGCTCGTCCGGCACGAGGTGCGGGATCGCGAACGAGTCCCACGCGCAGCCGCCCCACCACAGCGTGCGGGCGCCCATCACGGAGAAGCCGAGCGGGACCGCGGCGAACGGGTGAGCCAGTACCACGTGCTCGCACTCGTCCAGCACGAGCTGGCGCGCGCCGTCGAGGCGGTGCAGCGCCTGCTTGGCCACGGCCAGCGAGCCGTGCGCGGCGTCGGCCAGCTCCGGCGCGGTCGGCGGCCGGCCGTGCACCGCGAACGCCCGGTACACGGCCACTCGCACGTCCTCGTCCCAGGCGGTGTCCAGGCTCCCGCGACCCACCTCACCGGGGCCCGTCGTGGCCCGGATGCCGGTCGATTCGCTCGTTAGCTCGCTCATGACGGCTCCATAAGATTGGTGGTGTTCGGGACGGGATGTTCTGGATGCCCAGGGCGATGGGGTGTGGCTGATGACTGCTTGCCTTGTGTGGTGGCTTTCGAGGAGTGGCCGCTCTGTCGTTCTGGACGCCCTGGCCGCTGATTGAGATCTGCGCGTGGTCGCTGTTTATGGAGCTGCTGGCGGGGTTGTCCACGGGGTTGAGCTGTGAAGACGGGACGGTGGGCTGCGTGGCAGTGCGCAAGATGTGGGTCGGGATCGACGTTGGCAAGGGCTTCCACCATGCGTGCGCGGTGGACGAGACCGGCACGATCGTGTTCTCGCGGAAGGTGGCCAACGGGCAGGCCGTGATCGAGCAGCTGATCACCCGCACCACCACGAAAGCGTCCGGGGTGGTGTGGGCGGTGGACATGACCTCCGGTGCCGCAAGCCTGCTGATCGCGTTGCTGCTGGCCACCGGCCAGCCGGTGGTGTCGGTGCCGGGCCGGCTGGTCAACCGGATGGCCGGAGCGTTCGCCGGGGAAGGCAAAACCGACGCCAAAGACGCCCGCACGATCGCTGAAACCGCTCGTCTGCGCGGGGACCTGACCCCGATCACCAGCCCGGACGCGGTGGTGACCGATCTGCGGGTGCTCACCGCGCGGCGGGAGGACCTGATGGCCGACTGGGTGCGCGGGGTCAACCGGATCCGCGAACTGCTGGCGAGCATCTTTCCCTCGCTGGAACGAGCGTTCGACTACTCCACCCGCTCCGCGCTGGTCCTGCTCACCGGTTTCCAGACCCCGGACAGCGTCCGGACGGCCGAGGCGTCCGGGTTGTCGGGCTACCTGACCGAGCACGGTGCTTGGGCCAAGGGTATTCCGTCCATGGTGGACAAAGCGCTGGCTGCCGCGGCCGAGCAAACCGTTGCCCTGCCGGGAGAATCGGTGACCGCGCCGTTGGTCGCACGCCTGGCACGGCAGTTGCTGGAGCTGGACCGGGAGATCAAGGATCTCGGCAAGCAGCTCGGTGAGCGGTTCGCCGGACACCCCAGCTCCGGGCATATCACCAGCGTGGATGGCTTCGGCCCCATCCTCGGCGCTCAGTTGCTCGCCGGCACCGGCGGCGACCTGCGAGCCGCCTTCCGCAGCTCCGGCCACCTGGCTGCCTATGCCGGTCTCGCGCCGGTGCCCCGCGACTCCGGACGGGTGCGGGGCAACCTGCACCGCCCGCAGCGTTATCACCGTGGCCTGCGCCGGGTGTTCTACCTGGCCGCGCTGTCGTCGATCAAACGTCCCGACGGCCCATCGCGAGTCTTCTACCTGCGCAAACGTGGCGAGGGGAAACGGCACACCCAGGCCCTGATCGCCCTGGCCCGCCGCTTGGTCGACGTCATCTGGGCGTTGCTGCGAGACGGCCGCGAGTTCCATCCCTCACCACCGGTCACAACCACAGCTGCTGCTTGACACCATCATTGAAACTCCTCGCGCGGCTGTGCCTCGACCGTACCCGTGGTCAAGGCCACGCGCCGGGGCTGCCCGCGCCCGGTTTCGCCCACTACCATTTCGTTCCATGACGTCGGTGATCGAGCGGTTGCGGGGGGACGCGCCCGCGTTCTCCATCGAGTTCTTCCCACCCCGGGACGAGGCCGACGAGGCCGTGCTCTGGAAGGCCATCCGCGAGCTCGAACCGCTGGACCCCGCCTACATGTCCATCACCTACGGCGCGGGCGGCTCCAGCCGCGACGGCACCATCCGCAGCATCGCCCGCGTCGCCACGGAGACCACGCTCTGCCCGATGGCGCACCTGACCGCCGTCAACCACTCGGTGACGGAGCTGCGCAACGTGATCGGCTGGTACGCCGCCGTCGGCGTCCGCAACATCCTCGCGGTGCGCGGCGACCCGCCGGGTGACGTCTACGGCGACTGGGTCCCGCACCCCGAAGGGCTCAAGTACGCCGAGGAGCTGGTCGATCTGGTCCGCTCGCTCGGCGACTTCTGCGTCGGCGTCTCGGCCTTCCCGTACG
This genomic interval carries:
- a CDS encoding IS110 family transposase → MWVGIDVGKGFHHACAVDETGTIVFSRKVANGQAVIEQLITRTTTKASGVVWAVDMTSGAASLLIALLLATGQPVVSVPGRLVNRMAGAFAGEGKTDAKDARTIAETARLRGDLTPITSPDAVVTDLRVLTARREDLMADWVRGVNRIRELLASIFPSLERAFDYSTRSALVLLTGFQTPDSVRTAEASGLSGYLTEHGAWAKGIPSMVDKALAAAAEQTVALPGESVTAPLVARLARQLLELDREIKDLGKQLGERFAGHPSSGHITSVDGFGPILGAQLLAGTGGDLRAAFRSSGHLAAYAGLAPVPRDSGRVRGNLHRPQRYHRGLRRVFYLAALSSIKRPDGPSRVFYLRKRGEGKRHTQALIALARRLVDVIWALLRDGREFHPSPPVTTTAAA
- a CDS encoding methylenetetrahydrofolate reductase — translated: MTSVIERLRGDAPAFSIEFFPPRDEADEAVLWKAIRELEPLDPAYMSITYGAGGSSRDGTIRSIARVATETTLCPMAHLTAVNHSVTELRNVIGWYAAVGVRNILAVRGDPPGDVYGDWVPHPEGLKYAEELVDLVRSLGDFCVGVSAFPYGHPRSADLESDTKYLVRKFRAGADFAIAQLFFEAEDFLRLRDRVAAAGCDALVLPGIMPLTTLRTLHTTVKLAGVPASQRLLDRLEPLSDDPKAFRAEGIDVVTELCEKLLSEGVPDLHFYTFNRSKATREVVGRLGLVPARA
- the merB gene encoding organomercurial lyase, with protein sequence MSELTSESTGIRATTGPGEVGRGSLDTAWDEDVRVAVYRAFAVHGRPPTAPELADAAHGSLAVAKQALHRLDGARQLVLDECEHVVLAHPFAAVPLGFSVMGARTLWWGGCAWDSFAIPHLVPDEPEVLVSTRCPGCGEPSALVVGREAPPKGAQVAHFPVPAARMWDDVRHTCSLQRLFCDESCVDEWAGESGTGKGSVLDLDTLWHLASGWYAGRLDHGYRRREPAEAADYFRGVGLTGAFWGE